From a single Candoia aspera isolate rCanAsp1 chromosome 10, rCanAsp1.hap2, whole genome shotgun sequence genomic region:
- the LOC134503451 gene encoding trypsin-like: MSHPFFKLVAAILFMASSATAAEGERVLGGKPCVPHSQPWQAALFSGFRLICGGTLIHPSWVLSAAHCRKAFCPPVRLGEHHLKRLDWSEQLKLSSKVIVHPEYNRRTMNNDIMLVKLLTPATLNDKVKVLDLPTSCPEPGTKCLISGWGTTRSPLAKYPDVLHCANITIISHNVCQSIYSNYIKGNMICAGRMEGGTDTCQGDSGGPLVCNGKLQGIVSWGPYICAQPNRPGVYVNVCRYIDWIQEIIQNN; encoded by the exons ATGTCACATCCTTTCTTCAAGTTAGTGGCTGCTATTTTGTTCATGGCATCTTCAG CCACAGCAGCAGAAGGAGAAAGAGTCCTGGGTGGCAAGCCGTGCGTGCCCCATTCTCAGCCATGGCAGGCTGCACTTTTTTCAGGATTCAGACTGATCTGTGGAGGGACCCTGATTCACCCATCCTGGGTGCTCAGTGCTGCCCACTGCAGAAAGGCATT CTGTCCCCCTGTGCGTCTTGGAGAGCATCATCTCAAGCGCCTAGACTGGTCCGAACAGCTCAAGTTATCATCCAAAGTCATTGTGCATCCCGAATACAACCGACGAACCATGAACAATGATATTATGCTGGTTAAACTGCTGACTCCTGCCACCTTAAATGACAAAGTCAAAGTCCTTGACTTGCCTACCAGCTGCCCGGAGCCTGGAACCAAATGCCTCATTTCAGGATGGGGTACGACAAGGAGCCCCCTAG CCAAATACCCAGATGTGCTGCACTGTGCCAACATCACCATCATCAGTCACAATGTTTGCCAATCTATTTATTCCAATTATATCAAAGGAAATATGATCTGTGCTGGCAGGATGGAGGGAGGAACAGATACTTGTCAG ggTGATTCAGGTGGACCCTTGGTCTGCAATGGGAAACTGCAAGGCATTGTATCCTGGGGCCCCTATATATGTGCACAGCCAAATAGGCCAGGAGTTTATGTTAACGTCTGCAGATACATTGACTGGATCCAAGAGATTATCCAGAATAACTGA